The following DNA comes from Merismopedia glauca CCAP 1448/3.
GGAGAATGGGGAGAATGGGGAGAGTGGGGAGATGAAAAAATGTTTGTAGGCGCGGGTTTGTAGGCGCGGGGTCAGCAGATAGATTTTGATTTTACAGATAGATATTAAACAAAACCCGCCCTCTTGGGGTCGATTGTCGTGTTACAGATAGATATCAAACAAAACCCGCCCTTTCCAAGATTTATCTCCACAGGGACAGCCCAGAGGGCTATCCCACAACGTTGTTTTATATTGCATTTGCCAACCGCTATAGTTAGCTATTGAGAATTTGAAAGTACTTAGGTAGATTTTAGAGCGATGCCAGAACCAACCATTGAATCTATTCTCCAAGAAAAACGCCTATTTCTTCCCCAAGTTGAATTTGCTCAGGCGGCTCATATCAAAAGCTTAGAGCAGTATTATCAGTTGAATAATAGTGCAAAACAAGATCCCAGCAAATTTTGGGCTAACCTGGCTGATTCGGAGTTGGATTGGTTTCAAAAGTGGGATCTGGTTCTAGATTGGCAACCTCCTTTTGCTCAATGGTTTGTGGGTGGGAAAATTAATATTTCCTATAACTGCTTGGATAGACACCTGAAAAACGGGAAAGGAAATAAACCAGCTATTGTTTGGGAAGGAGAACCAGGAGACTCGCGCACCCTAACATATGCTCAGTTGCATCAGGAAGTTTGTCAAATGGCAAATGTCCTGAAAAAGTTGGGAGTGGAAAAAGGCGATCGGGTGGGAATATATATGCCCATGATCCCCGAAGCCGCTATAGCTATGTTGGCTTGTGCTAGGATTGGTGCGCCTCATAGTGTGGTATTTGGCGGGTTTAGCGCTGAAGCCTTGCGCGATCGCTTGATTGATGCTCAAGCGAAGTTAGTCATTACAGCAGATGGCGGTTGGCGCAAAGATGCGATCGTCCCTCTAAAAACTCAGGTAGATAAAGCTTTAACTGCTGGGGTAACCAGCGTCAAAAACGTCTTAGTAGTCCGACGCACCCAGCAAGAGACTAACATGGAACCGGAGCGCGACCATTGGTGGCACGAGTTGCAAACCCAAGTCTCTACAGATTGCCCCGCAGAACCAATGGACAGCGAAGATATGCTGTTTGTGCTGTACACTTCTGGTAGTACGGGAAAACCTAAAGGGGTCGTTCACACTACAGGTGGTTATAACCTCTACACTCATATCACCACCAAGTGGATTTTTGACCTCCAAGAAAACGATATTTACTGGTGTACGGCGGATGTAGGTTGGATTACGGGACACAGCTACATCGTTTATGGTCCTTTATCTAACGGCGCTACTGTAGTTATGTATGAAGGCGCGCCACGAGCTTCTAATCCTGGCTGTTTCTGGGATGTGATTGAGAAATATGGCGTTACAGTCTTTTATACCGCACCCACAGCTATACGAGCTTTCATCAAAATGGGTGAAGAACACCCAAATCAGCGTAATCTCTCTTCATTGCGCTTATTAGGAACTGTAGGCGAGCCAATTAACCCAGAAGCTTGGATGTGGTATCACCGCGTCATTGGTGGGGAACGCTGTCCGATAGTTGATACTTGGTGGCAAACTGAGACAGGAGGGATTATGATTACACCTCTCCCTGGGGCAATTCCTACTAAACCAGGTTCAGCAACTCTGCCATTTCCAGGTATTTTCGCTGATGTAGTCGATCTAGAAGGCAATTCTGTCCCCGATAATGAGGGTGGCTACCTAGCGGTGAGATATCCTTGGCCAGGGATGCTGCGGACTGTCTATGGCGATCCAGAGCGCTTCCGTAGCACCTATTGGGAGCATATTCCGCCTAAAGATGGCAAATATCTCTACTTTGCTGGTGATGGTGCGAGAAGGGATGAAGATGGTTATTTCTGGGTGATGGGACGGGTAGATGACGTAATTAACATCTCTGGACACCGCCTGGGCACAATGGAAGTAGAATCAGCTTTAGTCTCTCATCCGGCTGTAGCAGAGGCAGCAGTCGTAGGGAAACCCGATGAGGTGAAAGGAGAAGAAATAGTCGCTTTTGTGACTCTAGAAGGGACTTATAACCCTAGTGAAGAGCTAAGTAAAGAACTCAAGCAGCACGTAGTTAAAGAAATTGGGGCGATCGCTCGTCCTGGGGAAATCCGATTTACTGATGCCCTACCTAAAACTCGTTCTGGTAAAATTATGCGGCGCTTGCTCAGATCTTTAGCCTCTGGAGAAGAGGTAGCTGGAGATACTTCTACTTTAGAAGATCGCTCGGTTTTAGACCGCCTGCGCCAAGAAGGTTAAATGAAGTCAGAAGTAGGGGCGCAACGCGTTGCGCCCGTACATAAGTCAGAAGTGGGGATGA
Coding sequences within:
- the acs gene encoding acetate--CoA ligase encodes the protein MPEPTIESILQEKRLFLPQVEFAQAAHIKSLEQYYQLNNSAKQDPSKFWANLADSELDWFQKWDLVLDWQPPFAQWFVGGKINISYNCLDRHLKNGKGNKPAIVWEGEPGDSRTLTYAQLHQEVCQMANVLKKLGVEKGDRVGIYMPMIPEAAIAMLACARIGAPHSVVFGGFSAEALRDRLIDAQAKLVITADGGWRKDAIVPLKTQVDKALTAGVTSVKNVLVVRRTQQETNMEPERDHWWHELQTQVSTDCPAEPMDSEDMLFVLYTSGSTGKPKGVVHTTGGYNLYTHITTKWIFDLQENDIYWCTADVGWITGHSYIVYGPLSNGATVVMYEGAPRASNPGCFWDVIEKYGVTVFYTAPTAIRAFIKMGEEHPNQRNLSSLRLLGTVGEPINPEAWMWYHRVIGGERCPIVDTWWQTETGGIMITPLPGAIPTKPGSATLPFPGIFADVVDLEGNSVPDNEGGYLAVRYPWPGMLRTVYGDPERFRSTYWEHIPPKDGKYLYFAGDGARRDEDGYFWVMGRVDDVINISGHRLGTMEVESALVSHPAVAEAAVVGKPDEVKGEEIVAFVTLEGTYNPSEELSKELKQHVVKEIGAIARPGEIRFTDALPKTRSGKIMRRLLRSLASGEEVAGDTSTLEDRSVLDRLRQEG